From Punica granatum isolate Tunisia-2019 chromosome 1, ASM765513v2, whole genome shotgun sequence:
GATAATCTGCCATCAAATTACGAAGCTATCGCCCACTCCTATGTCCTCACTCTTCTTTCTTCACGCTTGATGGTgagattttctttctttcatgaGATGCTTGCTCGATCATATTCCTGAtcacaaaattttcaatttcgcTCACCAAAAATCATTGGTTCAGAACTCATTGGTGCGATTTCTGATTGATTTTTCAACTTAAAATGGCGCAGAACCCAAGTAGCAACCTTGTAATCTGCATCTTCCAGCTTCCCATTGCAATGAAAAAGACTTGCTTGGATCCCAACACTGGTACCCATTACATGTCTTGAATTGGATTAAACTATGAATTTGCATCACTGCAATGCTTGTAGCTTAACTGTAGTATGTATACCTATTGGTAGGGACATTACCCGCATCTCGCTGCAGATCAATCTTCACACTTTCTGTCAGCATGTTGATGTTTGCAGCCAAGATATACCACATCTTCAGTCTTATAGATCAGTTGAAGTCATTCGATCCACAAGATGTAAGTTTTCATACGAGTCATTCTTATTTGCTTTTTAGATGCAAAGGTCGTTCCTTTATTTTTGAGATGTGCTTTCTTGAACTAGGATTCTAATCGGGATAATTATTTTGAATGTTTCAGGTTGATCCATATCTGGGTATCACTGAGGATTTTCAAGTATTTGTCAGGCCTCAGGTTGATTCTCGAGAGTACGGATCTGTGATGGACAATCAGCTGGCGTCATTATTACTTGATCGACTGAGGAAGAAAGTTAATGAGTCTGAAAAGGTCCTATTAGATACCTTAGTTCGGAATCTGTCTAGTATTACTGAGGTATGCTTCCTGATTTATTTTGTAGCCAGCAAAAACTTCTTCCCGACCTTCATATCTGACATATAATTGTTTAATCTCATAAGCTTGATGAAGTTGATGTGAGGAAGCAGCTGTCAGAATCTTTTACACCCGATGATGCATTCATGTTCGGTCCGCAGCTGGTCCTTGATTTGGGACAGAGTCAAATTAGATCGCACTCTAAAAACTCAAGTTCCTTTGATGAGGTGTGTACCTTTTATTGAGCTACTGTGGAAACAGCAGACTAATAAATTTCGCATTTCAGATAATTGAAGTGTTACTGCTGAATCTTTTCATAGATAATTGAAGTGTTATTGTCGAATCTTTTCTAGGAATTCCCATCAAACTCATCTGTTGAGGATGATGCGGCGAGTGAAGCATCTGTGGATCTCTCCCACTTCGTTCCGAGGATGACTTCCCCATCCCTCTCTCATGTCATCAGCATCGGGCAGCTTCTTGAATCTGTGAGTCCCTATCTCCGCGCCTTGTCTATCATTTTCTCCTCTGTTTCTACGACTTCTCAAGAAATGATCCGATGATGTTATTCAGGCACTCGTGGTGGCGGGTCAAGTGGCAGGGACATCTCTTTCCTCGTCCCCTCTTCCATACAATGCCATGACCAGCCAGTGCGAAGCTCTGGGTGCAGGCCCCCGAAAGAAGCTATCAAATTGGTTGGCCCAAGAAAATCATAGCACTGGAGATGCATGTGTCCCAATTGAGGTTAGTGTAAGACGAGTTATTATTTGCTTGTCCAATCTTTACATAATGCCTTTGTCCATACGATTGATTCTTCAGTCCGCGAACTTGCAGATGACGAGTGAACCATTGCCCATTCAAGGACCCATGGGGCCACTGGACCGTTCTCTTACAATGAAGCTACCCCCTGCAAGCCCTTTCGACAACTTCCTCAAAGCAGCTGGCTGTTGATTGTTAGAGAATGCTACCTACTTCCCCTGGTCACGTAATCTAATCATGTAAAGGCTTTAGTTAGGTGATGCCACCGAACCGACTCAGGAAATGAGTCATCAGTTTTAGGGTGCTCAATTCAGCTTCTCTTGATTTGCTGTACTTAGCATAGTGGTAGGGACCTTCATTAGCACTGTTTTGGTACGAGATTATATCCTAGGTTGTCTGTAGTGCTGGTTCTGATCATCCCTCTCGTCTTTTCACCGAGAATCTGCCACTTTATATTACCGTCTCAATGTTCCATGATGTATGTGATCATGTGACTATCGAATGCGAATGCTCCTTTGTAAAAGCATAATGTTAATCATTCATGTTCTAAGTGCATGCAATCATCTCCGGGTGAAGATGCGACTAAGTTTCCTCAATGGTAGAAGCAGGACCCGACAGAAGAAATTGTGCTGTATGTATTGACCATTCGTGTGAGGAAGCTGCTCACTGCTCGTTTCTCCGGGTTATAAGAGAAGCATGGGCCTAGCTGAGCATATCGGATTCATGAGCTCATGGAGGACTGCAGTTTTTGGTTAGAACAGGTATTCAAAACTTCCTAAACGGGACAGTGGTGTGGGCCCAGAGAGCTCATGGGGAAGGCTGGCTAGGAAGTGGGAGTGTATGGTCAAATCGGGAAAATGGGGTCCATTGATCCTCGAATCACGGTCAAGGGTTTGCCCTTATTAGTTTTGACATATTGTCTGATCAAATCTACTGCGACCCCATCTCCATGCTTGTACGATGCCTTTACTACTTGCCACTGACTGAAATTTAAATATGTGGGCACACCCAAGTCTCTGCATCTGGCCCTTCTCCAACGTACGGTGGGGCCACATTAAAGTGCCCTCGAcgcccccccaccccccctgCTCGTAATATAGCCATAATTCTAGCAACGTGTACAATGGCATTCTATCCCGTATAAGAATTACGACATACGAGCCTGACTGACCGTAGAAGATTCAAGGTGTACATATTATTCAAAATAAGAGACAAGGAAAGCTATTCCAACATGATTTCAAGGtttagttattaaaaaaaaaaaatgattcaaggtccattttttttttctggggaAATAAGTATGATTCGAAGGTACATGTATCATTCAAATTTAAGAGACAAGGAAAACTATTACAACATGATTGCTTATGGATGTGCATTTTTCGATTTCATTATCCCTTTCTGTCTGTGATGGGGCCTAGTGGCCTATTGACATCACGAGGTGCTCTTAAACTATTAATTGAGACGAATTTTCACTCGattttttacttgattttGATCAATATGTGTGTTTAGTGGGTTTTCAAATTATAGATGGCAAAATTAATGTTTGACCACGTGGAGGACATAATACATGATTATTCCACATCGTATCTTGTTAAGAAAGAGGCAGTGAATCGAATCCCAGAAAGGTCGGGGGTCCTCTTTTCCCATATTTGGTCAGTTGCAATCTTTTTCCACTTCTTGTTGATGATGATGGGAATATCTTCATCACAGGTGTCTCACAATGCTATTATATTATTAGATTCGAAATTAATTAGCGGGCAAAACATAATTTAtggtattatttatttatcagaCGAATCTAAAGGATTTATTCTTCTTTATGGTCGTAAATGATAATATGAATCTATGATGTGGTCCTTAACAATTTGATAATTCTGGTCAATTTGCAAGTGATTAAGTAGTGGGCCAAAGCATACAACAGCACAATTTCCATATGGTTCTTGCTGCTTAGGTGAACCCCATGATGGCCCTTTTTGACTTAATTCCTAACTGAGGCTTTGCGTGaaaacagttttttttttcctcccgaCAATTTTTGACACAACACGATAACACGAAATGATGTGGTAGGAAATTAAACGGGTTTGGATTTGCTTAAATAGGTTTTTGGTCTAAACGGTTAGAACCCGCCTAACCCATTTAAATAATTGTGTCTTAATGGGTTGAGCCCTCGTAACACGTATAGACACGTTTAAGTAAGTGTGTTTCATGTTAATTTGAACCTCGAAGTAATGTAAGTTGTGAACTTACCGAGCTTTGTTTGGAGAATATTTAGTTATGCTGGCTTCTAAACAGCTTACCCCAAGTATGGTGTAATGTTCTCATCAGATAATGGATTATGGATGTCTTTTATTAtgcttaatttattttgaatgtAATCTtgtttatcgtgtttgtcatGTTTATTTGTGTGACTATATACATTGTACACAATTAGACACATTTAATAATCGTATCGTATCCGAGTTTAGACTTCTGTGACAAGAAACCATTTAGACACGGTATGTTCAAACACGACTCGATACAAATTGCTAGCTCTTGCTCCATCTGCCTTTTATGCTTGAAGTGAATATAAAGAGAAAACGATTTTATTAAACCTTTTCGGTTTATCAAATTATTTGCGAAACCCTATTCTCCATATTGTGATTATTttctaattgaaaatattcGGCTTTCGTTCAATTTAGAATCTATTAAGAGTAGCCAAAAGCCAATATGAATTAGACAGCTCgcacatatttttttggttcttTAGATGTTTTTCAGTATGAATTATGAGGTTGATTTAAAGATCATATAtcactaattttttattttttattcgaTAGAGTGCAAAATCCCCTCCCTTCCCATTCGCTTTCGCTCTATTTTGTCATATCCAGACAAAGTATTAATATTTTACCCTTTGGAGAGTGTAGAGGTGAGGCTCAATGGAAGAAAGAGGTTGCCATTtgaaaatagtttattttccAAATCTTATGGGATggtattttgtttttcttattatGAGCGTCCATAGTCATATTAGCTAGCTCTAGCTTTTaaagacctttttttttccccttctatATACGCTGAATTTTTAAGATACGTTTTAAGGTAATAAGTTTTCGAAGAGCTTATATGAAGCACGTTctagtaaatttattaaacACTGAAATATATAACCCTTCGTGCATCTGCAATATTCTCACTGTGGTAATTAATTCGACCTACACGAGATAATTTAACCAAGTTAATCATCTTGGTGATTCCCATTTGAATTACACCTAAAAGTAGACGATACTTGCGATGATAACGATCCAAGATTTATATTGGCTCTGCTTCTTTGTTTTCACTTTCCACATAATAGTAGTCTATGTATGAATTACAACTAGCTCAGCTTCCTAGTTTTCACCGGAGTCCACACATAATGTAGTTGTAAGAGATCGAGAATGGATCTACTGCAACTGAAAGGATTTCTGCAGCTGTATCACTCATTTAATGTACATATGTcgcattatatttttattgcagTGATCCCGGTGAATCGCTATATCTTTACCTGTAATTTTACTCTTGATCATTTTACTCTATACCCGTTTGTATTATCAATGTACTTGCATTGATTACAAAAAAGAGATGATGCCTGTGATGACATAACTAAGAACACAAAAGTGATCTTAGTGTAATGACACAAGGCGCCGTTTGAACTATGAGATCTTATGTTCGATTATCACTAGTGGGACTTATCAGTCCCTttatctaattttattttctttcattatactagaTCCATGTGTCTTCTTTATTATCGAAAAAAGAACGCAAAAGTCCTCTCaaagaatattataattaataagcTGGCAATAAACTTTTTCAACATGACTATATGTCAAATGAAATACGATCATCATGACCGTCCATCCGCGGATTTTTCTAACGGTCATCATGGTCGTCTATCCGCAAACTCCACGCGGATTGGACGATCATGATTGTGGTGTCACCTTATATCAGGTCATGCAAGTGGCTAGGAGCTGGCAAGACAAGAAAAAAAGGCTGGGAAATGAAGTGATTTCACCTCGTGGAAAAGTGAATCGAACAGGACAGATACGTACATATACAtagatacatacatatatatatatatagaagatacgtacatatatatcatgtgGTACGAGTACGTGTATAGGATTCCACCTAAGAAAATGTTCTGTGGGGGCCCACTTTCTCAGAGCAACAGCCAATAGGATGTTGAAACGTGGTGGAATGTCATGTCAATCGTTAAACTTGGCAGTGAGCAGAGACAGTGACGTTGCCTCTCCGGACTCCTCCTATCCGTCCCCTGCCTACTTCCAGTCATTCACCCCCAAAAACAAGCACAGGCGAAGCCCTGCACACATGTGTTGTATAAATTATATGcagttctctctctccatacatacatatatcaCCGCGAAAGGTCTGCCACCAAATCTATATGTGAGAACttctaataattttgaaaaagaagtcAGTTTATGGCATAGCCGATTGAGGGTATATATGCATGCCAAGAAACTCCATCGATGGTACATCGTTTTTCTTCTAGCATCCCTCAATTAACTCATAGATAATACTTAAAATCATTGCTCCAGAAGTATTATTCACTACAAGttattagtatatatagattttgatCTGCAAAtacagtttttcttttttgtatatACAGTTTCGGAGTatcagaaaaattcaattagaAAAATGGTTCTAGAAGTTAATAGGTTTATATATAAGAGATTTACTGCATAATAATCTTTTCCATCcacaataacaaattaaatgcATAAGAATTATACTAGACCTATGAACCTTTCTTGTAATCAAAGCAAActaaatggagaaaaatttaatttttagtaaataCAATTTTTGGAGTGAATAAATGGAGAAGAATTTACCATGCCTTTTCGATTACAAGAAATGTCAACGagtctaataaaaaaataaataaaacactTGACTAGTAAAGGAGTATGGATACCATAGTTCTATGAGAGCATGTGGCATTGTACTACACATGCTATTAGGTTAACAATATAAAGTTTGCCATActaacttatcaaaaaaaaaatgccataCTAACCTTAAACTCCTCATGTTATATTTGTTGCCATACTAAATTACATTTTAAATTGAATCCGCAGCAAATCGATTCACGAACCCTTGCAAGTCTAAAATGAGCTAGCAGTCACTCTCATAAACTCCTTGGTCTTGGATGTACTCCAAATTTAGTGCAACAAACTATTTCATCGATGAAAATATCGTGATTGAAACCGATCAATGGTAAATGCTTATTGAATAGTAATAAAAGATCTAGCAGTGAAACCAACTTTCGTACTGGTATCCCATTCATatagtaacaaaaaaaaagaataagcgTGACGTTGATTATTAGATCCAATATGATTAAAGACGGTTCCTATCATATATGTCGATAACTATTACTGACAATGATTATCCGTGTCTGCAATAGTTACATACGACAAGGCCGCGACAACATTACTTGGGATGAAATTACAAGCGCAACTAAAATCTTTTTGGCATCAAGAAAACTCAATGCTTGCTGCATCAATGAACAATCTTAACTGTAAACACTGTTTCCAGAGagctcacacacacacatcaGTCTCTCTCTTCAAGTCCTGAGTAAGTCCGCTTCAGTCTTCAAAAGTCTCCCGACACTGTAGTGTTGTTtgtctttattaattaattaattaatttttttaaaattttcttatagattttttctaggttttccttttctttttcttttaatgataataaataaataataagtaTAGTGCATATCATCACTCTTTCTTGATGAGGAGTTTCTCTGCAGCTCCTCCTTCGAAAAGAGAGAAAGCTCAGCAGATATAAACGTCTGATTTCTCTCTCACTCATCTCAAGCTTTGCTCTCTCTCGTTTCCCAGGTGgtgtcttctctctctctctctatccttCTCTCTCCTCAGTTCAGCCATGCCCACAAATCAATCTTCCTGAAGAATTGGCCAaggatatattatataatatatacatacatatttatgtatatatatgcactcATGAAGAAGAGGGGGAGCTGCTGGGAGTCAATCATCTTGGGATCAGGTCAAAACTCAAGACCATATACAGTTAGGTAAATTGGGCAACAATGGAGGATTTGTACAGGAACATTGTGGTGGGAAGTTCAACAGTTGAGGGTttccaccaccaccatcatCAGTTTGAAGGGTCGTCGGCATATGATAACAACAACAACTATGACGACAACGACAACAAAAATGAATTAACGGAGGAATTGGAAGGGGCCAAAGTGGAGGCGGCTGCTGCCGCCGCCGCCGAATCTGAGAATATGTCCGATCTGATCAAGTCCCAGATAGCCACTCACCTCCTTTATCCTGAATTGGTATCCGCTTACATTTCTTGCCGAAAGGTATTCCCAATCGAttccatacatacatacatacatacatgtatatatatatttatatgtttctaaacatgttatttatatTGCAGTTTAAATTGTTCATTCGTGTCAAGAGTGGGCTGGTTCGGCACTGATGTCGGAGATAATATACTCATAATGTTTCGTTTCTTATGTATGCCAAGGTCGGAGCACCGCCGGAAATCGCAACCCTACTCGAGGAGATCGGCCGGGTGGAGAACCAATGGCTAATAATGAGCAATTGCGCTGAATTAGGAGCTGATCCTCAACTAGACGAGTTCATGGTTACCATCATCTCTCTATTCTCCATTAAATTACATCATTTGAATTAGCATAATTTAaggaaatttaattaaaatatggtgctttttttcttttttcccttcgAAGGAATCATACTGTGAGGTTCTGCACAGATACAAGGAGGAACTGTCTAAGCCGTTTGATGAGGCCACCATCTTCCTTAAGGACATCGAGTCGCAGCTGAACAACCTCTGCAGGGACAACCCCACATCGACCTTGTTAGGGTCTTCCAACTCTCACTCACACTTTCACTCTGCAGGTAACACATAAAACATTtgcatacacatatacatatatattatatatgtgtgtgtgtgtgttaaTAATTCTCGAgtttaatattttgtactGCTCTAGAATAGTGACTATGGGGTCACGTTTGGATTGGGGGTTCTGTTGCATGAAATGACATGAATGGCTGTGGGCTGTTGTTGGAGTACTCCGTATTCTTCTTCTGCAGCTTTGGCGCTCTTTGTTTTCCAaacattattttaatatatggttattttattcaataatCATTGTCGTAATAACTTTTGTATTAATGAATATGATGAGAGATAATGGGAACccatttgaaaaatcatagCGCCTAAATGTGCTCTTTTACTAGTTCATTAATTAATCTTAAATATAGGATAGACGCTTCGTGTCCGGTCTCCTTTGTTCTTGGTCCCTTAGTCCTAACGATGAAAATGCTAAAGGACACCAACCACACGCATAATATCTCGGTAGATTAATTTCATCTACACATAGTTTCAAGTTTCGCTAAGGTTTTGGAAAGCTACCTACAGCATTTGATCAGTCCGATAGAGCTTTGCAGCTTCCCGTACTTCAAACGgaaataatacatatatgtcCCGAATATCCAAATAATACTCTTCGATGTATGTCTTCTGAGCTACTAATGGTTGGCCTTGCAGTGTAATGTCCAGAATGTTGAACTACGTTGAAAAATGCAGTACTCTCGCTATCGTATGATCATCTTTGACAAACTAGGATTTTTCTGCTCCAGTTATTAGGATTTACCATATAAATATGTGttcgtacatatatatatgatgaacTTGAAAATCGGATATAGATTCACTTTGTACCCTAAATTAAtctttaattatattgtttttcCGCAAGTGTATGGTTAATTGGTTGTCTCTCATCGCGATAATTTTTACTGCACCGTGTACATATATCTTCCTTTCACGGTGTTCTCAAATGTAGAGCTAGTTGCTGCCCATTCATTTCTCCATGTTTTTAGATGAAGCAGCTGGCGCTTCGGAGGATGAGCAGAGCTGCGGGGAGGCAGAAGCACCTGAAGCTCAAAGTCTCGGGGCTAGTTCTAGGAGCGACAGGGAAATGAAGGAAATCCTCCGGAACAAGTACAGCGGCTGCCTGAGCAGCCTGAGGAGAGAGTTCctaaagaagaggaaaaatgGGAAGCTTCCCAAAGATGCTCGGGCTGCACTCCTTGAATGGTGGAACACTCACTACAGATGGCCTTACCCCACGGTAATTTCCCGGAGCATCTCCTCGATTACTATTGATTCAGTAAAAGAATTGCATATGTAGTGTGAGCTAATAACGGGGCATTTTTTGAGTGAAGCTAATTCGTGATATGAGTTTGTCTAAAAACTTGAATCCCAGTACAGTGTTTAAAATGCTACATTGTTCGGGATTCAACCTTTAGCTTGAATTACCAGTAACTTAAGTACTAAGGTTTGCCACCGCTCCGATTTTCGGCCTTCCTTGTGCAGCGGTGCACATCTCAACATGCATCTTCAACATGGGCATTATCTAATGTACATTTTGCAGGAAGAGGAGAAACTGAAGCTATCGGAATCGACGGGCCTGGACCAGAAGCAGATAAACAACTGGTTCATCAACCAGAGAAAGCGGCACTGGAAACCCTCGGAAGACATGAGATTTGCTCTGATGGAGGGTGTTGGTGGCAGCATGCCCCTGTACTACGACACAGGTGATGGCGGTGGTCATCAATGCACCTGATTCATAGAAATGGTTACTTCTTTTGCTTCATATTCATAGTTAATGAaacattaaattaattatcactCTTCTGATACATCAGTCCCAACgtgctctgtatttttttgttCGACTTATAATTGGCTtgtgcgtgtatatatatatatatgtatgtatgtatttagAGACTGTTCTTTCCTTGTCAAGGGAATCAGAAACATATTAATgatgatatataataattacaagATTATAAACTTAAGGCGCCTACCTTATATCGATGTACTAATGTTTGATCAATGATTTTGCCATGGTGGATACATCCAATTAGCAGAATGGCTTGAGAACTCCCAAAAGGATGGAAGTTTAACTTGAATTCTTCGTCGATGATGTTGGGTCCTATGTCTAAGGCGGCCTTAAGTCTTAAATGCTTTGCATTTCAGACTCAACTCTCAAACGGACCTTACCAGGCCCAAGGCTATTCATTGTAGTCCATCATAGATCACGAAATAGAGCACCCAGAGGACTTCGAAAGCCCTAAAGTTTCCACGGCTCGACAACTGCGCATGGAACATGGCGCCCCTCTCACAATCAGAACCGCCCTCCAGCCGTGGATGGTGCCTAAGAAAGTTGTGGATCAAAAGCTCTCAAGAGGATCACTATTAAGGTCCTTAACAGTGGCGGTGTCGAACAAACATCAGTTGGAGTTGGTTTGAGATTATGGATCGATGCCTTCAAAGCAAATCCATGTGGTCCACAACCCATATGAATGCCTAATGACTTCGGAGAACATCTGCGGTTCCACTGCGAAATTACATCACGAGACACTGCAAAATTACATGAGTTTCAGGTGAAAAGAGCAGACTTTCTATGGCAAAACCACTCGAGAGTATCATATCGAATGATGATGATCTGATACATGTAATCCCCACTAACAATTTGAAGTATCTATTTGTCATTTACAACTACTGCAGCTCTACTGGCATAAGGAGTACAGCTTTATGTTGTTTCATCTACATCAAGGTACGTGTAAGAAACAATTCcagtaaaaaaagaaactgcCAGACCAACTGCCACCTTTCCTGAATGTGCGATTTCTTGTATCAAAGTTCTTCATATGATTCGGAGCTCTCGTATGCGGGAGATTCAGCCGGGTAATAATCTTCCGAACGTTCATAAATCGGGGTCTCGTTCGATTCAGTCCCTTCTATCTCAGGCCGGACGAACTGAAGCAAGTAATGAACCCCGTTGACCACATCATAAACCATGAGTCCAACTCTACCGCCTACCCAACTCCCCAAATGGCTGCCCACGAGATATCCAAACCTCCCGAGACTCTGCTCTCCATAGAACCCACCCGCATAAGCCCCAAACAGAGTTCCTGTTCCTCTAAGGAACCCCTCCGTAATGGTCCCACCATAGTAGATAGCCTCAAAAAAGTCCCAGCCCGAAGCGATTATCGGGCCTATGATGCGTTTGGCCTGTCGGGTGGCCAACTTAGCGGCTTTGGCTCCTTCCTTCTGAGCCTGTTTGGCTGCATCCTTAGCAGATAACCCCTGTGCCAGTGCTTCCTCTAGGGCAGCCTCAATTGCTAAATGCCTTGCGCTCTCAACATGAGCAGCTCGGATGTTATTAAAGTAGAGCTTCACACCTTCCTTCACAGTGCATGCCAGTGTTCCACTGCTCATGTCGAAGCAGTTCAAGAACGTGAACTGTCCACTCTTTGACGATGCCTCCTCCCCAACAAGCTGCCGACATTTTTCAGCTACAAGAGAGACAAATCTTATATTACTGAGTTTCGATGGATCACACAATTTTGTATTGGACATGTATGACAGCTGCAGTGGAGAGAGTAATTGGAGGCTGACTGTGGCATGTATAAATAGGACTAACGCAAGACAGGTAAGATGGCATAAGCAAGAGCATCGTGGTTCCGGTGCAATAAAGACAGAGTGAATCGGACAGCTTCAATACTTGATCTACTTAATGACAACACTATATACATTCGAATTGAGATGGAAAGGAGGCATCTGCGATCAAACGATGCGGGTGAAAAGATAAGTAACTCCAAGTAATCACAACCATTCCGATGCAAATGATCAATCTCCTTTAGGAAATTTGATATGTATACTTAGCCGAGATCAATTAACCTGCTTAACTACGTCCC
This genomic window contains:
- the LOC116199343 gene encoding uncharacterized protein LOC116199343, whose product is MLDVQRKRVQILLLIVGVIALSITAEKCRQLVGEEASSKSGQFTFLNCFDMSSGTLACTVKEGVKLYFNNIRAAHVESARHLAIEAALEEALAQGLSAKDAAKQAQKEGAKAAKLATRQAKRIIGPIIASGWDFFEAIYYGGTITEGFLRGTGTLFGAYAGGFYGEQSLGRFGYLVGSHLGSWVGGRVGLMVYDVVNGVHYLLQFVRPEIEGTESNETPIYERSEDYYPAESPAYESSESYEEL
- the LOC116199200 gene encoding homeobox protein knotted-1-like 1 isoform X1, whose translation is MEDLYRNIVVGSSTVEGFHHHHHQFEGSSAYDNNNNYDDNDNKNELTEELEGAKVEAAAAAAAESENMSDLIKSQIATHLLYPELVSAYISCRKVGAPPEIATLLEEIGRVENQWLIMSNCAELGADPQLDEFMESYCEVLHRYKEELSKPFDEATIFLKDIESQLNNLCRDNPTSTLLGSSNSHSHFHSADEAAGASEDEQSCGEAEAPEAQSLGASSRSDREMKEILRNKYSGCLSSLRREFLKKRKNGKLPKDARAALLEWWNTHYRWPYPTEEEKLKLSESTGLDQKQINNWFINQRKRHWKPSEDMRFALMEGVGGSMPLYYDTGDGGGHQCT
- the LOC116199200 gene encoding homeobox protein knotted-1-like 1 isoform X2, translating into MEDLYRNIVVGSSTVEGFHHHHHQFEGSSAYDNNNNYDDNDNKNELTEELEGAKVEAAAAAAAESENMSDLIKSQIATHLLYPELVSAYISCRKVGAPPEIATLLEEIGRVENQWLIMSNCAELGADPQLDEFMESYCEVLHRYKEELSKPFDEATIFLKDIESQLNNLCRDNPTSTLLGSSNSHSHFHSAAGASEDEQSCGEAEAPEAQSLGASSRSDREMKEILRNKYSGCLSSLRREFLKKRKNGKLPKDARAALLEWWNTHYRWPYPTEEEKLKLSESTGLDQKQINNWFINQRKRHWKPSEDMRFALMEGVGGSMPLYYDTGDGGGHQCT